From Chloracidobacterium sp. N, the proteins below share one genomic window:
- a CDS encoding M48 family metallopeptidase → MNHKKRPSRLWVCLVFLAFPALTLSGQPSVSGKNLASERLRQTVKQKTRRQTAGIGHPMRPVGRAECFSLNHPSCKGVAPPHNWRSSDNPPQDPAQNTPPSDAWAPQYEPLLKQGMEALWRNEPDKAERLLTKAADLEPSGPYAFSLLGLCSLYWKQEVAVAEFYMREAIKLGGSAVFRVFHDHDGLFVRICTGYLYISADGMEFRADDAQHSFTADHGSIREFLPNEFVGSEYAAFHVKLRDSQKKTKNYNFAPWTNRYNETDLALRVYRFATRIQPATP, encoded by the coding sequence ATGAACCACAAAAAGAGGCCTTCCCGGTTGTGGGTCTGCCTTGTCTTTCTGGCTTTTCCGGCACTGACGCTGAGTGGGCAACCGTCGGTTTCCGGGAAGAACCTGGCTTCTGAACGGTTGCGCCAGACCGTCAAACAGAAAACCAGGCGACAAACCGCCGGTATCGGACATCCCATGCGCCCGGTTGGGCGGGCAGAATGTTTTTCCCTCAACCACCCAAGCTGCAAAGGCGTTGCCCCACCCCACAACTGGAGGTCCTCCGACAACCCCCCGCAGGACCCGGCGCAGAATACGCCGCCTTCCGATGCCTGGGCGCCGCAGTATGAACCTCTCCTGAAGCAGGGCATGGAGGCCCTGTGGAGAAACGAACCGGATAAGGCAGAGCGTCTCCTGACCAAAGCGGCCGATCTGGAACCTTCCGGTCCCTACGCCTTCTCACTGTTGGGACTGTGCAGTCTCTACTGGAAGCAGGAGGTGGCGGTCGCCGAGTTTTACATGCGCGAGGCCATCAAGCTGGGGGGAAGTGCTGTGTTCCGGGTCTTCCATGACCACGACGGCCTCTTTGTGCGCATCTGTACCGGCTATCTGTATATCAGCGCCGACGGCATGGAGTTCCGGGCTGACGACGCCCAACATAGCTTTACCGCTGACCATGGCAGCATCCGGGAGTTCCTCCCTAATGAGTTCGTCGGATCGGAGTATGCCGCCTTCCATGTCAAGCTGCGTGACAGCCAGAAAAAGACGAAAAACTACAACTTCGCCCCCTGGACGAATCGGTATAACGAAACCGACCTTGCTCTGCGGGTCTATAGATTTGCCACGAGGATACAGCCCGCCACCCCATAG
- a CDS encoding M48 family metallopeptidase encodes MIVFPLILSWQFSSSEMLLVAGQAPQAARQKPGRQTTARAKRPIRLPGLTQALRINGLSTAEIIREIERRGVDFELTDENEQALLAAGATPEIIEAVRLNYRGILADPVGMYENDTQSNATATNNNASSWKQDAESSVNTPPPPTPGPDYDEIFDQGVAALRSEQADLALTHFTTAASLNPSDPRAFSMLGMTCLYWKPDLAMAERHMRRAIELGGSAALRVAHDHDGFFTSVCFGSLFISSQDVTFRADDGQHTFAATRDSIREFKLNAFVGSEYGAFHIKVRTGQNQTKNFNFAPRTQQRSESELAIRLYNAAGLTRLPPSRD; translated from the coding sequence ATGATCGTTTTTCCCCTCATCCTGAGTTGGCAGTTTTCCAGCTCCGAGATGCTTCTCGTTGCGGGCCAAGCGCCCCAGGCTGCCAGACAGAAACCGGGGCGACAAACCACCGCCCGCGCCAAGCGTCCGATTCGCTTGCCCGGTTTGACACAGGCCCTCCGCATCAATGGCCTGTCAACGGCAGAGATTATCCGTGAGATTGAACGGCGCGGGGTTGATTTCGAGCTTACAGACGAGAACGAGCAGGCATTGCTGGCCGCCGGTGCCACGCCCGAAATTATCGAGGCTGTACGCCTCAACTACCGTGGCATCCTGGCAGACCCGGTTGGCATGTACGAGAACGATACCCAGTCCAATGCCACGGCGACGAACAACAACGCATCGTCCTGGAAACAGGATGCTGAGTCGTCAGTCAACACGCCGCCGCCCCCAACTCCAGGGCCGGACTATGATGAAATTTTCGACCAGGGGGTGGCGGCCCTGCGCAGTGAGCAGGCCGATCTGGCACTGACCCACTTCACGACGGCCGCCAGCTTGAATCCTTCCGACCCGCGTGCCTTCTCGATGCTGGGGATGACCTGTCTTTACTGGAAGCCGGACCTCGCGATGGCTGAACGCCACATGCGGCGCGCCATCGAGTTGGGCGGCAGTGCCGCATTACGGGTAGCCCACGACCACGATGGTTTCTTCACCAGCGTTTGCTTTGGCTCCCTGTTCATCAGTTCCCAGGATGTGACCTTCCGGGCGGATGATGGCCAACATACCTTTGCCGCCACCCGCGACAGCATCAGGGAATTCAAACTCAACGCCTTCGTCGGGTCGGAATACGGCGCTTTTCACATCAAGGTGCGCACGGGTCAGAACCAGACCAAAAACTTCAACTTTGCCCCCCGGACACAGCAGCGTTCTGAATCAGAGCTGGCTATCCGGCTCTACAACGCCGCCGGACTGACGCGCCTCCCGCCCTCCAGGGACTAG
- a CDS encoding LysM peptidoglycan-binding domain-containing protein has translation MSATEKYRALIDMAHRHGVASFSASEEDGVLTLSGSTTEAVQQEMLKAWQIIDPSLSAGDLVFAITADGQGSGQTYTVKPGDTLSRIAAQYGTTWQNIYEHNRDTIKNPDLIYPGQVIRIP, from the coding sequence ATGTCTGCAACGGAAAAATACCGCGCGCTGATTGATATGGCACACCGGCACGGCGTCGCCAGCTTTTCGGCTTCGGAGGAGGATGGCGTCCTGACGCTTTCCGGCTCGACCACCGAAGCCGTCCAGCAGGAAATGCTCAAAGCCTGGCAGATCATTGACCCCTCCCTGAGTGCAGGCGATCTGGTGTTTGCCATCACGGCCGACGGTCAGGGCAGCGGACAGACCTACACGGTCAAGCCCGGCGACACGCTGAGCAGGATCGCCGCGCAGTACGGGACGACCTGGCAAAACATCTACGAGCACAACCGCGATACCATCAAAAATCCCGATCTGATCTATCCCGGACAGGTCATTCGGATTCCCTGA
- a CDS encoding serine/threonine-protein kinase, with translation MIGSVIGTYRVESCLGTGGMGTVYRGVDVMLDRPVAIKVLKPELVNNLQLIERFRTEAVLLAKLNHPNIATLYGFVPIGPQQFAMVMEFLPGLSLDAWLRQYGAMPLGQSVVVFSGILDAIGHAHRHGIIHRDIKPSNVMILPDGTPKVMDFGIARAMGSRHQTRVGAIVGTLEYMSPEQIQGKEADARSDIYALGILLYEMLTGRVPFVADSEYALLQAHIHNPPPPPQVLTPTIPETVAQVVLHALEKDPLRRFQTAEEFKLALSLAAAPGLASVPAHLRVAVQLPHAPPPVTPVAPVAAPFMPPAMAIPSVANPTLPRPALKPTEPPWRKVLTWGLAGFAVFAFLLAMLAYVWVHRHPAMPPTGSVTTLPPPPGRESASSQIPAATSPVSIEERPTMVPETDPENTQTLPPPGAPVGSTPATPPPVVPPPVASDRATAPEESREKPSPKRRDKDRAVVSERERRRREDLKALDQ, from the coding sequence ATGATCGGCAGTGTAATTGGCACCTATCGCGTTGAATCCTGCCTGGGAACAGGTGGCATGGGGACGGTCTATCGCGGTGTGGATGTCATGCTTGACCGTCCGGTGGCCATCAAGGTTCTCAAGCCGGAACTCGTCAACAACCTGCAACTCATCGAGCGGTTTCGTACCGAAGCCGTTCTGCTGGCCAAACTCAATCATCCCAACATTGCGACGCTGTATGGCTTTGTGCCGATTGGCCCGCAGCAGTTCGCCATGGTGATGGAATTCCTGCCGGGACTGTCCCTCGATGCCTGGCTGCGGCAGTACGGAGCGATGCCGCTGGGGCAGTCCGTTGTCGTGTTTTCCGGCATCCTCGATGCCATCGGCCATGCCCACCGGCACGGCATCATTCACCGCGACATCAAGCCGTCCAACGTCATGATATTGCCGGATGGCACACCCAAGGTCATGGATTTTGGCATTGCCCGCGCCATGGGGAGCCGCCACCAGACACGGGTCGGCGCCATCGTGGGCACGCTCGAATACATGTCGCCCGAACAAATCCAGGGCAAGGAAGCCGATGCCCGCAGCGACATCTATGCGTTGGGGATTCTGCTTTACGAAATGCTGACCGGGCGCGTGCCCTTCGTTGCCGACAGTGAGTATGCCCTGCTTCAGGCGCACATCCACAATCCCCCGCCGCCGCCACAGGTGTTGACGCCGACCATCCCGGAAACCGTCGCCCAGGTGGTCCTGCATGCCTTGGAGAAAGACCCGCTGCGGCGTTTCCAGACGGCGGAAGAATTCAAGCTGGCCCTGTCGCTGGCTGCTGCGCCGGGCCTCGCTTCAGTTCCTGCCCACCTGCGCGTGGCCGTTCAACTTCCACACGCGCCGCCGCCCGTAACACCCGTGGCGCCTGTGGCCGCACCTTTCATGCCGCCGGCCATGGCCATACCGTCTGTGGCCAACCCCACCCTGCCACGTCCGGCGTTGAAGCCAACCGAACCGCCGTGGCGCAAGGTGCTCACCTGGGGCCTGGCCGGCTTTGCCGTCTTTGCGTTTCTGCTGGCGATGCTGGCTTATGTCTGGGTGCACCGCCACCCGGCCATGCCACCGACAGGCAGCGTGACGACACTGCCTCCGCCACCAGGCAGGGAATCAGCTTCTTCCCAAATACCTGCCGCGACATCGCCGGTATCCATCGAGGAACGGCCGACCATGGTTCCGGAAACTGATCCAGAGAACACTCAGACCTTGCCACCACCCGGAGCGCCGGTTGGCTCGACCCCGGCAACACCACCACCGGTGGTTCCGCCACCGGTGGCATCCGACCGGGCGACGGCGCCGGAAGAGTCCAGGGAAAAGCCATCGCCGAAACGCAGGGACAAAGACCGCGCCGTGGTAAGCGAGCGTGAACGCCGCCGCCGCGAGGACCTCAAAGCCCTCGACCAGTGA
- a CDS encoding ECF-type sigma factor codes for MPDSLACLASTTTFVERDVSPPDSNQAGINQLVEDVYAELHRLAHAHMRREQGLHTLQTTALVHETYLRLAKCKHLNLSDRRLFFGLASRVMRHILVDYARSARAAKRGADCRLVSLQEMPAVAGLPSADILALHEALLRLEAHDPRLGQVLELHAFGGLTNLEIAEALGLSLRTVNRELALARAWLRRFLSVSTPGSDAEAAGCPTAA; via the coding sequence ATGCCGGACTCCCTTGCCTGCCTTGCCTCCACCACGACCTTCGTGGAGCGGGATGTTTCTCCACCGGACAGCAACCAGGCTGGCATCAATCAACTTGTGGAAGATGTCTATGCTGAGTTGCACCGTCTGGCGCACGCTCACATGCGGCGCGAACAGGGACTGCATACCCTGCAAACCACGGCGCTCGTTCACGAAACCTACCTGCGACTGGCCAAGTGCAAGCACCTGAACCTTTCGGACCGGCGGCTGTTTTTCGGTCTGGCCAGTCGGGTCATGCGCCACATTCTGGTGGACTACGCCCGTAGCGCCAGAGCGGCCAAGCGTGGCGCGGACTGCCGTCTGGTGTCGCTTCAGGAGATGCCGGCAGTGGCCGGACTGCCAAGCGCGGACATTCTGGCCCTGCACGAGGCCCTGCTCCGCCTCGAAGCCCACGACCCCAGATTGGGGCAGGTACTTGAACTGCATGCCTTTGGCGGGTTGACCAACCTGGAAATTGCCGAGGCGCTGGGGTTGTCGCTTCGCACCGTCAATCGGGAGCTGGCACTGGCCCGGGCCTGGTTACGGCGTTTCCTGTCCGTCAGTACGCCGGGTTCTGACGCTGAAGCCGCGGGCTGCCCGACGGCGGCCTGA
- a CDS encoding LysM peptidoglycan-binding domain-containing protein, whose product MSVRTRQVSSPPPVSRQTTSPATTARRQTTSAATATPQEAATRRAELSTAGAMTRARLTSGLIYDGTRPAPGTTNTNAARPIDAPLKGDPNHRTPETYNNVINQFAVAHNPRYAIRDSSGDGIKDTFCNIFVWDVTRAMGAEIPHWVDKRTGQPTTVYNYSQSRELDANATMDWLRQHGAQHGWRRVSAEEAQRLANEGHPTMVGWKNPGGIGHVAIVRPGNINERGPAIAQAGSTNVNYAHVRDTFGSRPVEYWVNDRGRAAGGSSPAPTPTPQPPAPTPPPATPPSTTPPTTGLPQATLRQGDRGEAVRALQQSLIRLGYMTEAAYNTGPGVFGPRTDAALRAFQRDAGITVDGIYGPQTRQALTQALARVQGGGSTYTVRPGDTLSQIAQRHGTTVDELVRLNNIRNPNLIYPGQELRLPARTYTVRPGDTLSQIAQRHGTTVDELVRLNNIRNPNLIYPGQELRLPPSSGTPAPAPRPAPAPTPNPGPPPSGVGGSAPIGQIPRTGNAFIDSIAADAIRNQRETGVPASVTIAQAILESGWGRSELSRQANNFFGIKGTGPAGSVTMRTREVINGRDVYVNAQFRRYHTPQESFADHARLFTQNRRYAEAMRHTHDAFRFAAEIHRAGYATDPEYTNKLHSLMRQYNLTQFDAIARGQS is encoded by the coding sequence ATGTCTGTTCGTACCCGGCAGGTTTCCTCGCCACCTCCCGTCTCACGTCAAACCACAAGCCCGGCAACAACGGCACGCCGTCAGACGACCAGCGCTGCCACGGCCACACCCCAGGAAGCCGCCACGCGCCGGGCAGAACTTTCCACCGCCGGCGCCATGACGCGCGCGCGGCTGACATCGGGCCTCATCTACGACGGCACACGCCCGGCACCCGGGACGACGAACACCAATGCCGCGCGCCCGATTGATGCGCCGCTCAAAGGTGATCCCAACCACCGGACACCGGAGACCTACAACAACGTCATCAACCAGTTTGCCGTAGCGCACAACCCGCGCTACGCCATCCGTGACTCCAGCGGCGACGGCATCAAGGACACGTTCTGCAACATTTTTGTCTGGGATGTCACCCGCGCCATGGGGGCTGAAATTCCGCACTGGGTGGACAAACGGACCGGTCAGCCAACGACTGTTTACAACTACAGCCAGAGCCGTGAACTCGACGCCAATGCCACCATGGACTGGCTGCGCCAGCACGGCGCGCAGCACGGCTGGCGGCGGGTCAGCGCCGAAGAAGCCCAGCGATTGGCCAATGAGGGACACCCGACGATGGTCGGGTGGAAGAACCCAGGCGGGATTGGCCACGTGGCCATCGTGCGTCCGGGCAACATCAACGAGCGCGGTCCGGCCATTGCGCAGGCCGGTTCGACCAATGTCAACTACGCCCACGTACGCGACACCTTCGGAAGCCGGCCGGTTGAATACTGGGTCAATGACCGGGGACGTGCAGCCGGCGGTTCATCGCCCGCCCCCACACCGACCCCGCAACCGCCAGCTCCAACGCCGCCACCGGCAACACCTCCCAGCACGACACCTCCGACCACCGGGCTGCCACAGGCCACACTGCGGCAGGGCGACCGGGGTGAAGCCGTCCGCGCGCTTCAGCAATCCCTCATCCGGCTTGGCTACATGACCGAAGCCGCCTACAACACCGGCCCTGGCGTTTTCGGTCCCCGGACGGATGCCGCCCTGCGCGCCTTCCAGCGGGATGCTGGCATCACCGTGGACGGCATTTACGGGCCACAGACCCGGCAGGCACTGACCCAGGCCCTGGCACGGGTGCAGGGTGGTGGCAGCACCTACACGGTACGCCCCGGCGATACGCTGTCCCAGATTGCACAGCGGCACGGGACGACCGTGGATGAACTCGTCCGGCTCAACAACATCCGCAACCCGAACCTCATCTATCCCGGTCAGGAACTGCGCCTGCCGGCCCGGACGTACACGGTACGCCCCGGCGATACGCTATCCCAGATTGCACAGCGGCACGGAACGACGGTGGATGAACTCGTCCGGCTCAACAACATCCGCAACCCGAACCTTATCTATCCCGGTCAGGAACTGCGCCTGCCGCCGTCATCCGGGACACCGGCGCCAGCGCCGCGCCCGGCCCCGGCGCCCACACCCAATCCGGGTCCGCCGCCATCCGGCGTGGGTGGGAGTGCACCCATCGGGCAGATTCCACGCACGGGCAATGCCTTCATTGATTCGATTGCGGCAGATGCCATCCGCAACCAGCGGGAGACCGGCGTGCCAGCTTCCGTCACCATTGCCCAGGCCATTCTGGAAAGCGGCTGGGGCCGCTCAGAGTTGTCCCGCCAGGCAAATAACTTTTTCGGTATCAAGGGCACGGGGCCGGCCGGCTCGGTGACGATGCGGACGCGCGAAGTCATCAACGGGCGTGACGTTTACGTGAACGCGCAATTCCGCAGGTATCATACGCCGCAGGAATCGTTTGCCGACCATGCGCGGCTCTTCACCCAGAACCGGCGCTATGCTGAAGCCATGCGGCACACGCACGATGCCTTCCGGTTTGCAGCGGAAATTCACCGCGCCGGGTATGCCACGGACCCGGAATACACGAACAAGCTGCACAGCCTCATGCGGCAGTACAATTTGACGCAGTTTGACGCGATTGCCCGCGGCCAATCCTAA
- the hpnE gene encoding hydroxysqualene dehydroxylase HpnE, whose translation MQPLHCIVIGGGFAGLSAATALAERGVRVTVLERRPRLGGRAYSFRDEVTGDTVDNGQHLMMSCYHETLRFLERIGSHHLVRTFDAPQVDFLAPEGSASFRCPPLPAPLHLLGGLLGLGGLSLRDKLGLLRLVWNLHRHKHHYRTRLADLTAAEWLARCGQSARMRTRFWDPLIIATLNEAPERAAAVLLMRVLYQGFGGSFEDAKLAVSTVGLSELYTGQAQHFIEARGGSVRCQAAVKALAVEQGRFRGVILANGEMLPGDACISTAPYHDVARYAGTLIPAAAQLTSSPIVSVNLWFDRPVLDAPFVGLLGTTMQWAFDKRALTTPVSPHYHLSLVISAARETAQLPSKMLIELALFDLDRVMSKVNKARLVHARVIKEQHATFAATPAAERLRPAHETGIAGLYLAGDWTDTGLPATIESAVASGHACAERVWAACAVTSPEGFSLPAHRAAVSAG comes from the coding sequence ATGCAACCGCTTCACTGCATTGTCATCGGTGGTGGTTTTGCCGGATTGAGCGCCGCGACGGCGCTGGCGGAACGGGGCGTGCGCGTCACGGTACTGGAGCGCCGCCCACGACTGGGCGGCCGCGCCTATTCGTTCCGGGATGAAGTGACCGGCGACACCGTGGATAACGGGCAGCACCTGATGATGAGCTGCTACCACGAAACGCTGCGCTTTCTGGAACGCATTGGCAGCCACCACCTGGTACGCACCTTCGACGCCCCACAGGTGGACTTCCTCGCGCCGGAAGGCTCGGCTTCATTTCGGTGTCCGCCGCTTCCGGCACCACTGCACCTGCTGGGCGGGTTGCTCGGCCTGGGCGGGCTGTCGCTGCGTGACAAGCTCGGACTTCTGCGGCTGGTGTGGAACCTGCACCGCCACAAACATCACTACCGGACGCGACTGGCCGACCTCACGGCGGCCGAATGGCTGGCCCGCTGTGGGCAGTCGGCGCGCATGCGGACGCGCTTCTGGGACCCGCTCATCATCGCCACGCTCAACGAAGCACCAGAACGGGCAGCCGCCGTCCTGCTGATGCGGGTGCTCTACCAGGGTTTCGGCGGGAGCTTTGAGGATGCCAAGCTGGCCGTCTCGACAGTGGGCTTGAGTGAACTCTACACCGGGCAGGCGCAGCACTTTATCGAGGCGCGGGGCGGCAGCGTGCGCTGTCAGGCCGCCGTCAAAGCCCTTGCCGTTGAACAGGGGCGCTTCCGGGGCGTCATTCTGGCCAACGGCGAAATGTTACCCGGCGATGCATGCATCAGTACGGCCCCCTACCACGATGTCGCCCGGTACGCCGGGACCCTCATTCCGGCCGCTGCGCAGTTGACCAGTTCGCCGATTGTCTCCGTCAACCTGTGGTTTGACCGTCCGGTACTGGATGCGCCTTTCGTCGGCTTGCTGGGCACGACCATGCAGTGGGCCTTCGACAAACGGGCGCTGACGACGCCGGTTTCGCCCCATTATCACCTTTCCCTCGTCATCAGCGCCGCCCGCGAAACCGCCCAATTGCCGTCTAAAATGTTGATTGAGTTGGCTTTATTTGATCTCGACCGAGTTATGTCAAAGGTCAATAAGGCACGTCTTGTGCACGCGCGGGTCATCAAGGAACAGCACGCCACCTTTGCGGCGACCCCGGCGGCCGAAAGGCTCCGCCCGGCGCACGAAACCGGTATCGCCGGGCTGTACCTGGCCGGTGACTGGACGGATACCGGGCTGCCGGCCACCATCGAGAGTGCCGTCGCCAGCGGCCATGCCTGTGCCGAGCGGGTTTGGGCGGCGTGTGCTGTCACGTCTCCCGAAGGGTTCAGTCTGCCGGCGCACCGGGCAGCAGTTTCTGCCGGCTGA
- a CDS encoding serine/threonine-protein kinase translates to MATDLSADRWAQVNEILRQAIELPPAARREFVQTACGGHPSLCREVLELLTAYEADEASWNFGSSPLVDHALRALAARQTTSVLEDKVGPYRILHELGTGGMGTVYLAVRDDLDFEQRVAIKIGHQYAFNRDFLQRRLRTERAILARLEHPNIARLLDGGTTRNGLPFFVMEYVPGVPITAYCQQRQLTTRQRLEMFQSVCHAVHYAHQNLVIHRDLKPGNILVTEDGIPKLIDFGIAKLLDEQTSTAEAHTVTRQRAMTVPYASPEQVRGEAVTTATDVYALGVLLYELLTGCLPFQVEDVREGKPSLEYLIQHVEPPPPSVAVRQPEKMLKPSGPSVDVRPASSRELSGDLDAIVMRAMHKDPPARYASVEQLATDIEHYLQGWPVLARGASARYRLRKFLHRHRVTAGLTLVFITALAVTTVISLRQAHLAALAEERAKRQFQETWSLARSNIFELHDAIERLPGSTSARGVLVQQTLIYLDRLGQQASSDPKFQRELGRAYIRVGEVQGRPYTANLGDVPGALKSYETGRQWLEKACQLQGNDFECLRDLSISYERLGELVLYRNRDFTAARFHLDRAATLRERLTGLHPEHPEVRYLAATLAIANGDWHHMQGNATEALKHFAKAYHLLEPVATGPSATLSCKQKLAGVLQRKVYGLLSLGRHLRPSGLSDEAQRLYQRAWVLHQRALALRQHLLDSQPTSVELRRSVLDSLVDEAEINGRLRQFAVSRRQFETVFRQFEALASEDPTNHELLLDIVSLLSRFATMEEDAGNPAGAFAQWQRIETYRQKLQEIGSLAQEAQGLHREVPLNLARLAVQCQPLAVGRQAVQRLEALIPDLPDDIQRVRYWRVLAEAYRRLGNPGASLAAKARLAQWLAQSETGAPPPAVLGTAADLYLDTSLGLTNPHRALTLLRTLAASDAPGKESIQPLFIKALEQVGDEAGANRYRQTYAEITRALLQDTP, encoded by the coding sequence ATGGCCACCGACTTGTCTGCTGATCGCTGGGCGCAGGTCAACGAAATCCTGCGCCAAGCAATCGAACTGCCTCCGGCGGCCCGCCGTGAGTTTGTGCAAACGGCCTGTGGCGGGCATCCGAGCCTGTGCCGGGAAGTGTTGGAGTTGCTTACGGCCTACGAGGCGGATGAGGCTTCGTGGAACTTTGGCTCTTCACCGCTGGTTGACCATGCTCTCCGCGCCCTGGCCGCCAGGCAAACCACGTCGGTGCTCGAAGATAAGGTTGGTCCCTACCGCATTCTCCACGAACTCGGCACCGGGGGCATGGGAACCGTCTATCTCGCCGTGCGGGATGACCTGGATTTTGAACAACGGGTCGCCATCAAAATCGGACACCAGTACGCCTTCAACCGCGACTTTTTGCAGCGCCGTCTGCGAACCGAACGGGCCATTCTCGCCCGCCTCGAACATCCGAACATTGCGCGCCTGCTGGACGGCGGAACAACCCGGAACGGGCTGCCCTTTTTCGTCATGGAGTACGTACCGGGCGTGCCCATTACCGCCTACTGCCAGCAGCGACAGCTCACGACGCGGCAACGGTTGGAAATGTTCCAGTCGGTGTGCCATGCCGTGCATTACGCCCATCAGAATCTGGTCATCCACCGCGATCTCAAGCCGGGCAACATCCTCGTGACGGAGGACGGCATACCGAAGCTCATTGATTTTGGCATTGCCAAGCTGCTGGACGAGCAGACCTCCACAGCCGAAGCCCACACCGTCACCCGCCAGCGGGCGATGACCGTACCCTACGCAAGCCCCGAACAGGTGCGCGGGGAAGCCGTGACCACGGCGACGGATGTCTATGCGCTGGGCGTCCTGCTGTATGAGCTGCTCACCGGCTGCCTGCCCTTTCAGGTTGAGGATGTCCGGGAAGGAAAGCCATCGTTGGAGTACCTCATTCAACATGTCGAGCCGCCGCCGCCCAGCGTGGCGGTGCGGCAGCCGGAGAAGATGCTGAAACCGTCCGGTCCATCAGTCGATGTCCGGCCGGCGTCCAGCCGGGAACTGTCCGGCGACCTGGATGCCATCGTCATGCGGGCCATGCACAAGGACCCACCGGCGCGGTATGCCTCAGTGGAACAGTTGGCCACGGACATTGAGCACTATCTGCAGGGATGGCCCGTGCTGGCACGCGGTGCGTCAGCGCGTTACCGGCTGCGGAAATTCCTGCATCGCCACCGGGTCACAGCCGGCCTCACGCTGGTGTTCATCACCGCGCTGGCCGTCACCACCGTCATTTCACTCCGGCAGGCCCATCTGGCCGCGCTGGCCGAGGAGCGGGCCAAACGGCAGTTTCAGGAAACGTGGTCGCTGGCGCGCTCGAACATCTTTGAGCTGCACGACGCCATCGAGCGCCTGCCCGGTTCGACTTCCGCCCGTGGGGTGCTGGTGCAGCAGACGCTGATCTACCTTGACCGGCTGGGACAACAGGCCAGTTCCGATCCGAAGTTCCAGCGCGAACTGGGACGCGCCTACATCCGCGTGGGTGAGGTTCAGGGACGCCCCTACACCGCCAACCTCGGCGACGTGCCCGGTGCGCTGAAAAGTTACGAAACCGGACGCCAGTGGCTGGAGAAAGCCTGCCAGTTGCAGGGAAATGACTTTGAGTGCCTGCGTGACCTGAGCATCAGCTATGAGCGGCTCGGTGAGCTGGTGCTGTATCGCAACCGGGACTTCACTGCCGCCCGTTTCCATCTCGACCGGGCAGCAACGCTCCGCGAGCGTTTGACCGGACTTCACCCGGAGCATCCCGAAGTCCGCTACCTCGCGGCGACGCTGGCCATCGCCAATGGTGACTGGCACCACATGCAAGGCAACGCCACTGAAGCCCTGAAGCACTTTGCCAAGGCTTACCACCTGCTTGAACCCGTGGCCACCGGCCCATCGGCTACGCTGTCCTGCAAGCAGAAGCTGGCCGGTGTTCTTCAGCGCAAAGTGTATGGTCTGCTTAGCTTGGGGCGTCATCTCCGGCCATCCGGACTGTCGGATGAAGCGCAGCGCCTGTACCAGCGGGCATGGGTCCTGCATCAACGCGCACTGGCCCTGCGCCAACATCTGCTGGACTCACAACCAACGTCGGTTGAACTCCGGCGCTCGGTTCTGGACAGCCTGGTGGATGAAGCCGAGATCAACGGCCGGCTCAGGCAATTTGCTGTCTCACGAAGGCAGTTTGAGACGGTCTTCCGGCAGTTTGAGGCTTTGGCATCGGAAGACCCCACGAACCACGAACTGCTGCTGGACATCGTTTCTCTGCTGAGCCGCTTTGCAACTATGGAAGAAGACGCGGGCAATCCGGCGGGAGCCTTTGCGCAGTGGCAGCGTATCGAGACCTATCGGCAAAAGTTGCAGGAAATCGGTTCTCTGGCACAGGAAGCCCAAGGGCTTCATAGGGAAGTGCCCTTGAACCTGGCAAGATTGGCCGTGCAGTGCCAGCCATTGGCGGTTGGCCGGCAGGCGGTTCAACGCCTTGAAGCCCTTATCCCGGACCTGCCGGATGACATCCAGCGGGTGCGCTACTGGCGCGTGCTTGCGGAAGCCTACCGACGCCTGGGCAATCCCGGCGCGTCCCTGGCGGCCAAAGCCCGGTTGGCGCAATGGCTGGCGCAGTCTGAGACCGGAGCACCGCCGCCCGCGGTCCTTGGAACGGCGGCTGATCTGTATCTCGATACGTCGCTGGGGCTGACCAATCCCCACCGGGCGCTGACGCTGCTGCGCACTCTGGCAGCATCTGACGCACCAGGGAAAGAAAGCATCCAGCCCTTGTTCATCAAGGCCCTGGAACAGGTTGGAGATGAAGCCGGAGCCAACCGTTACCGCCAGACGTACGCAGAAATCACACGGGCGCTGCTACAGGACACGCCCTAG